From a single Solanum dulcamara chromosome 4, daSolDulc1.2, whole genome shotgun sequence genomic region:
- the LOC129887280 gene encoding uncharacterized protein LOC129887280 isoform X1, giving the protein MMDSFEVNGDHTDDVSADQSLSFESSDMTGVLGEPEIPPRIGNQYQVEMPPLTGDCTSYTKMLADQETRADISWDFMVGLPIPLVWVNQEVGRVKNEKLENLVDSINGANDNVPSEPESTRLTNMYSKTDNTTVKEEPSDTILHSKATLGESENLSSEKKLQEIRGQRYCLVPGIVLDFWTGTEKASLVLGLYIFEKNFVHVKRFVETKRTGDILAFYYGEFYGSPEYLRWSECRKVRSRRSVCGQKMFTGSRQQEMMSRLLPRISEENQKALTEVSKAFGEGKILLEEYVFSLKAMVGVNMLIEAVGIGKGKYDLTCMTLEPSRSNHAVRSEVPVGKACSSLTTNEVIKFLTGDYRLSKARSSDLFWEAVWPRLLARGWLSEKPKNLNYAANPKNELVFLMPGIKKFSRKLVKGNHYFDSVRDVLGKVASDPTLLELKAEGETDETKLEQDDLPTRQRPCYLQPRTPNRYTDVMKFTVVDTSLSDGKPYKLRELRSLPVDISNKLASGNKAEESEGESTDESDSVGTSVVNEAEANHNNSSRIISNGEMHSDGKGYKISVSSQKFQEASNEGILISDPAASTVPVNDSKKTKNICEDKQTRKVVKSHSFKRLKENNVDFAAPIAKRRRRLTACSHGSDMVNSLMVPGLEQEMRHTSSSNDLSLNNIPIASSEDKVSSSNSSKSSPSQSAECASLDGPKTRTMIDLNEPQVPPDSEYEILMPALTEDQSVNMKSTDDVSGELKTLAHNASMEEQQPSLNSRRHGTRNRPPTTRVLEALANGFLTVNTRQKSREGGSKRKLTSRSSRQTPGDMRVTDFSNSTVVSQMEEDKGAVSTGGDSNMFGKIQRPPGEAGMTVAGP; this is encoded by the exons ATG ATGGATTCATTTGAAGTGAATGGTGATCACACGGATGATGTGTCTGCAGATCAGTCGCTTTCTTTTGAGTCTTCTGATATGACTGGTGTGCTTGGAGAGCCGGAGATACCTCCTCGAATTGGGAACCAGTATCAGGTTGAAATGCCACCTCTGACGGGAGACTGCACTTCATATACTAAAATGCTAGCTGATCAGGAGACCAGAGCTGATATTTCATGGGATTTCATGGTGGGATTACCCATACCACTAGTGTGGGTCAATCAGGAAGTTGGAAGAGTGAAAAATGAGAAGTTGGAAAATCTGGTTGATTCAATAAATGGAGCTAATGATAATGTACCCTCAGAACCTGAAAGTACCAGATTAACCAACATGTATTCAAAAACCGACAATACCACAGTAAAAGAGGAGCCATCAGACACGATCTTGCACAGTAAGGCGACACTAGGAGAATCAGAAAATCTATCTTCTGAAAAGAAATTACAGGAAATAAGAGGCCAGCGATATTGTTTAGTCCCTGGCATTGTGCTAGATTTTTGGACTGGTACTGAAAAGGCAAGTTTAGTTCTAGGTCTGTACATCTTTGAGAAGAATTTTGTTCATGTTAAGAGGTTTGTTGAAACTAAAAGGACTGGTGACATCTTGGCCTTTTATTATggggagttttatggatccccTGAGTACCTTAGATGGTCAGAATGCCGAAAAGTGAGAAGCAGAAGGAGTGTGTGTGGACAAAAGATGTTCACTGGATCGAGGCAACAGGAGATGATGTCTCGTCTTCTTCCCCGCATTTCAGAAGAAAACCAAAAGGCTTTAACGGAG GTCTCCAAGGCATTTGGGGAAGGAAAGATATTGTTGGAAGAGTATGTCTTCTCTTTAAAGGCTATGGTTGGGGTAAACATGCTCATTGAAGCAGTTGGCATTGGCAAAGGTAAATATGATCTTACATGCATGACCTTGGAACCTTCAAGGTCTAATCATGCTGTACGCTCAGAAGTCCCAGTTGGCAAAGCGTGCTCCTCTCTTACAACTAACGAAGTGATTAAGTTTCTAACTGGAGATTACCGACTTAGTAAAGCTCGATCCTCTGATCTATTCTGGGAAGCTGTATGGCCACGTCTTTTAGCAAGAGGTTGGCTCTCAGAGAAGCCTAAAAACTTGAATTATGCTGCTAATCCCAAGAATGAATTGGTTTTTCTGATGCCTGGTATTAAGAAGTTCTCTAGGAAATTAGTCAAAGGGAACCACTATTTCGATTCTGTTAGAGATGTCTTGGGTAAAGTTGCTTCAGATCCTACGCTTCTAGAGCTTAAGGCCGAAGGTGAAACAGATGAAACAAAGTTAGAACAAGATGATCTTCCAACAAGACAACGCCCTTGTTATCTTCAACCAAGAACTCCTAATCGATATACAGATGTTATGAAGTTTACGGTTGTAGATACAAGCCTCTCAGATGGTAAACCCTATAAATTGAGAGAGTTGAGAAGTCTTCCAGTGGACATCTCAAACAAATTGGCTTCTGGAAACAAAGCTGAAGAGAGTGAAGGGGAGTCTACTGATGAATCAGACTCTGTTGGTACTTCTGTGGTTAATGAAGCTGAGGCGAATCATAATAATTCCTCGAGGATTATCTCCAATGGAGAAATGCATTCTGATGGGAAAGGTTACAAAATCAGTGTTTCAAGCCAGAAGTTTCAGGAAGCTTCAAATGAGGGCATTCTTATATCTGATCCTGCTGCTTCTACTGTACCTGTGAATGATTCGAAGAAAACAAAAAACATTTGTGAAGACAAGCAGACAAGAAAAGTTGTAAAATCCCACTCGTTTAAGAGATTGAAAGAAAACAATGTGGACTTTGCAGCTCCCATTGCCAAGCGGCGTAGGAGACTAACGGCGTGTAGTCATGGAAGTGACATGGTAAATTCTTTGATGGTTCCAGGACTGGAACAAGAGATGCGCCACACCTCTAGCAGCAATGACCTATCCCTGAACAACATTCCGATAGCTTCGTCTGAGGATAAGGTGTCATCAAGCAACTCATCAAAGAGCAGTCCTTCTCAAAGTGCCGAATGTGCTTCTCTTGATGGTCCTAAAACTAGGACAATGATTGACCTCAATGAACCTCAAGTCCCACCTGATTCAGAATATGAAATTCTGATGCCAGCATTGACAGAAGACCAAAGTGTTAACATGAAGAGTACTGATGATGTTTCTGGTGAGTTGAAGACATTGGCACATAATGCTAGTATGGAAGAGCAGCAACCTAGCTTGAACTCACGTAGGCATGGCACTAGAAATCGTCCTCCAACCACAAGAGTACTTGAAGCTCTGGCAAATGGTTTCTTGACTGTGAATACACGGCAAAAGAGTAgagaagggggttcaaaaaggaaGTTGACATCCAGGAGTTCGCGACAAACCCCTGGCGATATGAGGGTTACTGACTTTAGCAATAGCACAGTGGTTTCCCAAATGGAAGAAGATAAAGGTGCTGTGTCTACGGGGGGTGATAGCAACATGTTTGGAAAAATTCAGCGTCCACCTGGGGAGGCTGGGATGACAGTTGCAGGTCCATAA
- the LOC129887280 gene encoding uncharacterized protein LOC129887280 isoform X2 has product MDSFEVNGDHTDDVSADQSLSFESSDMTGVLGEPEIPPRIGNQYQVEMPPLTGDCTSYTKMLADQETRADISWDFMVGLPIPLVWVNQEVGRVKNEKLENLVDSINGANDNVPSEPESTRLTNMYSKTDNTTVKEEPSDTILHSKATLGESENLSSEKKLQEIRGQRYCLVPGIVLDFWTGTEKASLVLGLYIFEKNFVHVKRFVETKRTGDILAFYYGEFYGSPEYLRWSECRKVRSRRSVCGQKMFTGSRQQEMMSRLLPRISEENQKALTEVSKAFGEGKILLEEYVFSLKAMVGVNMLIEAVGIGKGKYDLTCMTLEPSRSNHAVRSEVPVGKACSSLTTNEVIKFLTGDYRLSKARSSDLFWEAVWPRLLARGWLSEKPKNLNYAANPKNELVFLMPGIKKFSRKLVKGNHYFDSVRDVLGKVASDPTLLELKAEGETDETKLEQDDLPTRQRPCYLQPRTPNRYTDVMKFTVVDTSLSDGKPYKLRELRSLPVDISNKLASGNKAEESEGESTDESDSVGTSVVNEAEANHNNSSRIISNGEMHSDGKGYKISVSSQKFQEASNEGILISDPAASTVPVNDSKKTKNICEDKQTRKVVKSHSFKRLKENNVDFAAPIAKRRRRLTACSHGSDMVNSLMVPGLEQEMRHTSSSNDLSLNNIPIASSEDKVSSSNSSKSSPSQSAECASLDGPKTRTMIDLNEPQVPPDSEYEILMPALTEDQSVNMKSTDDVSGELKTLAHNASMEEQQPSLNSRRHGTRNRPPTTRVLEALANGFLTVNTRQKSREGGSKRKLTSRSSRQTPGDMRVTDFSNSTVVSQMEEDKGAVSTGGDSNMFGKIQRPPGEAGMTVAGP; this is encoded by the exons ATGGATTCATTTGAAGTGAATGGTGATCACACGGATGATGTGTCTGCAGATCAGTCGCTTTCTTTTGAGTCTTCTGATATGACTGGTGTGCTTGGAGAGCCGGAGATACCTCCTCGAATTGGGAACCAGTATCAGGTTGAAATGCCACCTCTGACGGGAGACTGCACTTCATATACTAAAATGCTAGCTGATCAGGAGACCAGAGCTGATATTTCATGGGATTTCATGGTGGGATTACCCATACCACTAGTGTGGGTCAATCAGGAAGTTGGAAGAGTGAAAAATGAGAAGTTGGAAAATCTGGTTGATTCAATAAATGGAGCTAATGATAATGTACCCTCAGAACCTGAAAGTACCAGATTAACCAACATGTATTCAAAAACCGACAATACCACAGTAAAAGAGGAGCCATCAGACACGATCTTGCACAGTAAGGCGACACTAGGAGAATCAGAAAATCTATCTTCTGAAAAGAAATTACAGGAAATAAGAGGCCAGCGATATTGTTTAGTCCCTGGCATTGTGCTAGATTTTTGGACTGGTACTGAAAAGGCAAGTTTAGTTCTAGGTCTGTACATCTTTGAGAAGAATTTTGTTCATGTTAAGAGGTTTGTTGAAACTAAAAGGACTGGTGACATCTTGGCCTTTTATTATggggagttttatggatccccTGAGTACCTTAGATGGTCAGAATGCCGAAAAGTGAGAAGCAGAAGGAGTGTGTGTGGACAAAAGATGTTCACTGGATCGAGGCAACAGGAGATGATGTCTCGTCTTCTTCCCCGCATTTCAGAAGAAAACCAAAAGGCTTTAACGGAG GTCTCCAAGGCATTTGGGGAAGGAAAGATATTGTTGGAAGAGTATGTCTTCTCTTTAAAGGCTATGGTTGGGGTAAACATGCTCATTGAAGCAGTTGGCATTGGCAAAGGTAAATATGATCTTACATGCATGACCTTGGAACCTTCAAGGTCTAATCATGCTGTACGCTCAGAAGTCCCAGTTGGCAAAGCGTGCTCCTCTCTTACAACTAACGAAGTGATTAAGTTTCTAACTGGAGATTACCGACTTAGTAAAGCTCGATCCTCTGATCTATTCTGGGAAGCTGTATGGCCACGTCTTTTAGCAAGAGGTTGGCTCTCAGAGAAGCCTAAAAACTTGAATTATGCTGCTAATCCCAAGAATGAATTGGTTTTTCTGATGCCTGGTATTAAGAAGTTCTCTAGGAAATTAGTCAAAGGGAACCACTATTTCGATTCTGTTAGAGATGTCTTGGGTAAAGTTGCTTCAGATCCTACGCTTCTAGAGCTTAAGGCCGAAGGTGAAACAGATGAAACAAAGTTAGAACAAGATGATCTTCCAACAAGACAACGCCCTTGTTATCTTCAACCAAGAACTCCTAATCGATATACAGATGTTATGAAGTTTACGGTTGTAGATACAAGCCTCTCAGATGGTAAACCCTATAAATTGAGAGAGTTGAGAAGTCTTCCAGTGGACATCTCAAACAAATTGGCTTCTGGAAACAAAGCTGAAGAGAGTGAAGGGGAGTCTACTGATGAATCAGACTCTGTTGGTACTTCTGTGGTTAATGAAGCTGAGGCGAATCATAATAATTCCTCGAGGATTATCTCCAATGGAGAAATGCATTCTGATGGGAAAGGTTACAAAATCAGTGTTTCAAGCCAGAAGTTTCAGGAAGCTTCAAATGAGGGCATTCTTATATCTGATCCTGCTGCTTCTACTGTACCTGTGAATGATTCGAAGAAAACAAAAAACATTTGTGAAGACAAGCAGACAAGAAAAGTTGTAAAATCCCACTCGTTTAAGAGATTGAAAGAAAACAATGTGGACTTTGCAGCTCCCATTGCCAAGCGGCGTAGGAGACTAACGGCGTGTAGTCATGGAAGTGACATGGTAAATTCTTTGATGGTTCCAGGACTGGAACAAGAGATGCGCCACACCTCTAGCAGCAATGACCTATCCCTGAACAACATTCCGATAGCTTCGTCTGAGGATAAGGTGTCATCAAGCAACTCATCAAAGAGCAGTCCTTCTCAAAGTGCCGAATGTGCTTCTCTTGATGGTCCTAAAACTAGGACAATGATTGACCTCAATGAACCTCAAGTCCCACCTGATTCAGAATATGAAATTCTGATGCCAGCATTGACAGAAGACCAAAGTGTTAACATGAAGAGTACTGATGATGTTTCTGGTGAGTTGAAGACATTGGCACATAATGCTAGTATGGAAGAGCAGCAACCTAGCTTGAACTCACGTAGGCATGGCACTAGAAATCGTCCTCCAACCACAAGAGTACTTGAAGCTCTGGCAAATGGTTTCTTGACTGTGAATACACGGCAAAAGAGTAgagaagggggttcaaaaaggaaGTTGACATCCAGGAGTTCGCGACAAACCCCTGGCGATATGAGGGTTACTGACTTTAGCAATAGCACAGTGGTTTCCCAAATGGAAGAAGATAAAGGTGCTGTGTCTACGGGGGGTGATAGCAACATGTTTGGAAAAATTCAGCGTCCACCTGGGGAGGCTGGGATGACAGTTGCAGGTCCATAA